From one Ignavibacteria bacterium genomic stretch:
- the sppA gene encoding signal peptide peptidase SppA: MQDTVPPSHEMSSHGSGHLPPPPLSATRKKTRWWIPVVVIVGLFVAILGAIVIGIMIFVASLGSMADFGGSGKSKTIHSNTVLLLNLRNGVEEYSQTTPFSFDGSGQPADLLSLLNAIRDAKDDDKIAGILIEAGGITGTTKLAELREALADFKTSKKFIYAYLENASRQQYLLATVADSIFMHQEGILEFNTMGTTGMFFKRLSTSLGVDWHVEQFEEYKSAAEQPSRENWSEPAKRELRAIIEQRQRSFVNTVASARSMDTTAVLSLMNTGVFIPDSALKYKLIDGLSRSEDIREHIARIVDPSDTTRHPKLRTRTLADYANRDASGDHTGTDDGIAIVYASGPISSGSNSGMNAGIYSKSLIKQLRKAAENKNVKGILLRIDSPGGSALASDEIWEAIRDIRKTKPVYASMSDVAASGGYYIAMACDTIIAHPSTITGSIGVIMAIPNISGTLGKIGITVDTISLGASSQFMNGALPLNPADKVQLRAFGAGVYHRFVDRVAQARHKEFEETRALAKGRVWTGTDAHRNGLIDAVGGLYTSLDMLKKRIGVEAGKKVKIYIYPEKVEFIQALLKAFNIGGADDDDETSAAAPKLLTRMVQHLAGTNTVAQEVWKSLSPALQQQIRHMASIGAIAAQGNNENVMLMMPDPIPYLP; this comes from the coding sequence ATGCAAGATACCGTACCGCCCTCACACGAAATGTCATCACACGGCTCCGGCCACCTTCCTCCGCCGCCGCTATCGGCCACCAGAAAAAAAACCCGCTGGTGGATACCGGTAGTTGTAATCGTCGGCTTATTTGTTGCGATTCTCGGCGCAATAGTAATCGGAATTATGATATTCGTTGCAAGCCTTGGAAGTATGGCTGACTTTGGAGGATCGGGAAAATCGAAAACGATCCACAGCAATACGGTGCTGCTTCTTAACCTTCGCAACGGCGTGGAAGAATACAGTCAGACAACACCATTCTCGTTTGATGGCTCCGGACAGCCTGCCGACCTGCTGTCCTTGCTGAATGCTATCAGGGATGCAAAGGATGACGATAAGATTGCCGGCATCCTTATCGAAGCAGGAGGTATCACCGGCACTACCAAGCTTGCCGAATTGCGCGAGGCACTTGCCGATTTTAAAACATCAAAGAAGTTTATTTATGCCTATCTGGAGAACGCCTCACGTCAGCAATACCTGCTGGCAACCGTAGCCGACAGTATTTTCATGCACCAGGAAGGTATTCTTGAGTTTAATACCATGGGCACCACGGGAATGTTTTTTAAACGTCTCAGCACCTCACTGGGCGTTGACTGGCATGTTGAACAGTTCGAAGAGTACAAATCGGCCGCCGAACAGCCCAGCCGCGAGAACTGGTCGGAACCTGCAAAACGCGAACTGCGTGCTATTATCGAACAACGTCAGCGCTCGTTTGTGAATACCGTGGCTTCGGCCCGCAGCATGGATACCACCGCCGTGCTTTCACTCATGAATACCGGCGTATTTATTCCGGATTCAGCACTGAAGTATAAACTTATTGATGGTCTGTCGAGAAGTGAAGACATTCGTGAACACATCGCACGGATTGTTGATCCTTCCGACACCACCAGGCATCCCAAACTCCGCACCCGCACCCTTGCCGATTATGCAAACCGAGACGCTTCTGGCGATCACACCGGCACGGATGACGGTATTGCAATCGTCTATGCCTCGGGGCCCATCTCCTCTGGCTCCAACAGCGGAATGAATGCAGGCATTTATTCAAAGTCTCTGATTAAGCAGCTCCGAAAAGCGGCCGAGAACAAAAACGTAAAGGGAATTCTGCTTCGCATCGATAGTCCAGGGGGCTCAGCACTTGCTTCGGACGAAATTTGGGAAGCAATACGGGACATCAGAAAAACGAAACCGGTTTATGCATCGATGAGTGACGTTGCCGCCTCCGGCGGTTATTACATTGCCATGGCATGCGATACCATTATCGCCCACCCCTCCACAATCACCGGAAGTATTGGCGTGATCATGGCGATTCCAAACATTTCGGGGACTCTTGGCAAAATCGGTATTACGGTTGACACCATTTCGCTCGGTGCGTCATCGCAGTTTATGAACGGTGCACTACCCCTTAACCCTGCAGACAAAGTGCAGTTGCGCGCATTTGGAGCCGGTGTGTACCACCGGTTTGTTGATCGTGTTGCCCAAGCCCGGCACAAGGAATTCGAGGAAACCAGAGCGCTGGCCAAGGGAAGAGTATGGACCGGTACCGATGCACACAGGAACGGTCTGATTGATGCCGTAGGGGGCTTGTACACAAGCCTGGACATGCTCAAAAAGCGGATCGGCGTTGAAGCCGGTAAGAAAGTAAAAATTTATATCTACCCCGAAAAAGTTGAGTTCATACAGGCACTGCTGAAGGCGTTTAACATTGGCGGTGCTGACGATGATGACGAAACGTCGGCCGCTGCTCCCAAACTGCTCACCCGCATGGTGCAGCACCTTGCCGGCACTAACACCGTTGCACAGGAAGTGTGGAAGTCACTATCGCCCGCACTGCAGCAGCAAATCAGGCACATGGCATCCATCGGTGCAATTGCCGCTCAGGGGAACAATGAGAACGTCATGCTTATGATGCCCGACCCGATTCCCTATTTACCGTAA
- a CDS encoding S-adenosylmethionine:tRNA ribosyltransferase-isomerase, whose protein sequence is MDCYNDKPAFSLLMDEYRYDLPEDLIAQVPQAVRDASRLLVCLPNGRYEHRSIREFPDLLAAYLGRAAIVFNNSRVVRARLRMQKPTGGHAEVLLHEPLIPSTDPQVVLAARGQSDWSAMIGGRNIHESMVLTHPSGLLSIRVLHRYGMQAHVRILPAEPKPLSEILDHAGSVPLPPYIKRADTGADAERYQTVYAHADGSVAAPTAGLHFTEDILRRLRVGGNSVLFSTLHVGMGTFMPVQADDARNHIMHTERISLDAETLQGLASAVANGMPVVAVGTTSLRTIESVHWLGCMLREGRVNFTDAEPTIPQFIAFDKKLYKYSAADSLAAIQEFMQANALDCLHATTALMLAPGAPVRLTDGLFTNFHLPSSSLLLLVADVMGPLWRDAYAEAIRHQYRFLSYGDAMLIVRTQRGDTPTS, encoded by the coding sequence ATGGATTGTTATAACGATAAACCGGCTTTTTCGTTGTTGATGGACGAATACCGATATGATTTGCCTGAGGATTTAATTGCTCAGGTGCCACAAGCCGTGCGCGATGCGTCACGCTTGCTGGTGTGCTTGCCCAACGGCAGATATGAGCACCGCAGTATTCGTGAATTCCCGGATCTGCTGGCTGCTTACCTGGGTAGAGCGGCCATTGTTTTTAATAACTCACGGGTTGTTCGTGCCCGGCTTCGGATGCAGAAGCCTACCGGCGGACATGCCGAGGTGCTTCTGCATGAGCCTCTCATACCCTCAACCGATCCCCAGGTGGTTCTTGCCGCCCGGGGTCAGTCCGATTGGTCAGCGATGATTGGTGGCAGAAATATCCATGAGTCAATGGTGCTCACACACCCGTCAGGGCTCCTGAGCATCCGGGTACTGCACCGTTATGGGATGCAAGCCCATGTTAGAATTCTGCCGGCTGAGCCAAAGCCCCTTTCAGAAATCCTGGACCATGCGGGGAGTGTTCCGTTGCCTCCGTATATCAAGCGTGCTGATACGGGTGCCGACGCAGAGCGGTACCAAACGGTGTATGCGCATGCCGATGGCAGTGTTGCGGCACCTACAGCAGGACTGCACTTCACGGAGGATATTCTAAGGCGGTTACGCGTTGGCGGGAATTCGGTGCTGTTCAGTACGCTGCATGTAGGCATGGGTACGTTCATGCCGGTACAGGCAGATGATGCACGCAATCATATCATGCACACCGAGCGCATCAGTCTTGATGCTGAAACGCTTCAGGGGCTGGCCTCGGCTGTTGCGAACGGTATGCCGGTCGTAGCCGTGGGGACCACTTCGTTGCGTACAATCGAGAGCGTGCACTGGCTGGGATGCATGCTGCGTGAAGGCAGGGTGAACTTCACTGATGCAGAGCCGACCATTCCGCAGTTTATCGCATTTGATAAAAAATTGTATAAATATTCGGCGGCCGATAGTTTGGCGGCAATACAGGAGTTCATGCAGGCTAATGCCCTTGATTGCCTGCACGCAACCACTGCCCTGATGCTTGCACCGGGAGCACCGGTTCGGCTAACCGATGGATTGTTCACCAATTTCCACCTGCCCTCAAGCTCGCTGTTGCTGCTTGTTGCCGATGTGATGGGACCGTTATGGAGAGATGCGTACGCGGAAGCCATCCGTCACCAATATCGTTTTCTGAGTTACGGCGATGCCATGCTGATTGTACGAACCCAGCGCGGTGATACACCAACAAGCTGA